CGCTACAACTATTCCTGTAGCCGCTGCTGCTTCGGTACCTTCTTCGTTAACATCCACATATGCCTGATGTATCACGTGGCTTATGAACAACTCTTTATTACCGTTCATCCCAGAGAAGTCCGCAGCACCAGGAATGAATGCTGTTGGCATCCCCATGGTTGAAAGGACATCGTTCAGTTTGTATTTTGTTTCCAT
This is a stretch of genomic DNA from Candidatus Micrarchaeota archaeon. It encodes these proteins:
- a CDS encoding serpin family protein — translated: METKYKLNDVLSTMGMPTAFIPGAADFSGMNGNKELFISHVIHQAYVDVNEEGTEAAAATGIVVAISAVPPENLFVADHPFIFLIVDKETDEILFMGRLSDPSKTGA